A DNA window from Drosophila pseudoobscura strain MV-25-SWS-2005 chromosome 2, UCI_Dpse_MV25, whole genome shotgun sequence contains the following coding sequences:
- the LOC4801586 gene encoding carboxypeptidase N subunit 2-like isoform X1 produces MQSEQMLDFSAQSESFRIGRDMHLHLCLCLLLVLLSPATGETISINYPSGYANLTATCPDSYCSLENLSVAFSADRALKLKELHLSYCSRYSVPFQMLNLTPNLSSLVIRNCSLYYISKEILKPVSNLSALQMQRTNLWVLRDEQFGTVPRLEILELGHNTIHTVHVRAFKGLARLRLLGLQANGIGQLLEGTFDPLVELLHLDLSGNEIESLPGTIFGQNSKLRTLMLNGNRLTVLTPQTLGHLADLRLLDLSHCGQLSELHLHSAHTVFLEASGVTSLVIEGSVIRLLADNNELTHLSIGDKSSVLHLNLHGNLLDGNDTDTLLRGMWNLDSLDLSKNLIEALPQPGGTEDANELYLLPSLRYLNLAYNQVGRLPVASPLLSPRLNHLDLSHNHMLAVQVESFAGLLNLESLYLEGNRLNDLDYELLHRQHEGLKELGLNDNEFGTIFFRKMATYMTDRGVYLPPRGQHTAPFNNTQLDVDWPTVTGQVLAQNRDHAGVAGIHPYWTLRDILAMVTLVVVMLILLLHLYRILEEEGCFRRYRRWRSPERTASGVGRLNEQDSEQSSSE; encoded by the exons ATGCAGTCAGAACAGATGCTCGACTTCAGTGCACAAAGCGAGTCTTTCAGAATCGGACGGGACATGCATCTAcatctgtgcctgtgtctccTACTGGTGCTCCTCAGTCCAGCAACGGGGGAGACCATCTCCATAAACTACCCCTCCGGATACGCTAACCTAACCGCCACCTGCCCGGATTCCTACTGCAGCCTCGAGAATCTGTCCGTGGCCTTCTCGGCCGATCGGGCTCTAAAGCTGAAGGAGCTACACCTGAGCTACTGCAGCCGATACTCGGTGCCCTTTCAGATGCTGAatctcactcccaatctcagCAGCCTGGTCATCCGCAACTGCAGCCTCTACTACATCAGCAAGGAAATCCTGAAACCGGTGAGCAATCTCAGTGCCCTGCAGATGCAGCGCACCAATCTGTGGGTGCTGCGCGACGAGCAGTTCGGCACGGTTCCCCGCCTGGAGATACTGGAGCTGGGCCACAACACCATTCACACGGTGCATGTGAGGGCCTTCAAGGGACTCGCTCGCCTGCGGCTGCTCGGGCTGCAGGCCAATGGGATCGGACAGCTATTGGAGGGTACCTTCGATCCGCTCGTGGAGCTGCTCCACCTGGACCTCAGTGGCAATGAGATCGAGAGCCTGCCGGGCACCATCTTTGGGCAGAACTCGAAGCTGCGGACGCTGATGCTCAATGGTAATCGGCTGACTGTGCTCACACCCCAGACTCTGGGACACCTCGCCGACCTGCGACTGCTCGATCTGAGTCACTGCGGACAGTTGTCGGAGCTGCATCTGCATAGTGCCCACACGGTGTTCTTGGAGGCGAGCGGAGTGACCAGTCTTGTCATTGAAGGCAGCGTTATCAGACTCTTGGCGGACAACAACGAGCTGACGCATCTCAGCATTGGCGATAAGAGCTCCGTCCTCCATCTGAACCTACATGGCAATCTTCTGGATGGCAACGATACCGACACTCTGCTCCGGGGCATGTGGAATCTGGATAGCCTGGATCTGTCGAAGAACCTCATCGAGGCCCTGCCCCAGCCCGGCGGCACTGAAGACGCCAACGAGCTCTATCTCCTACCCAGTCTTCGGTACCTGAATCTGGCCTACAATCAGGTGGGCCGACTGCCCGTGGCCTCGCCGCTGCTCTCCCCTCGGCTGAACCACCTGGACCTGTCCCACAATCACATGCTGGCCGTGCAAGTCGAGAGCTTCGCGGGACTGCTGAATCTGGAGAGCTTGTACCTCGAGGGCAACCGGCTGAACGATTTGGACTACGAGCTCCTACACAGACAGCACGAAGGACTCAAGGAGCTGGGTCTGAACGACAACGAGTTTGGCACGATCTTCTTCCGCAAAATGGCCACCTACATGACTGATCGGGGTGTATATCTGCCGCCGAGAGGACAGCACACTGCTCCGTTCAACAACACCCAGCTCGACGTCGACTGGCCCACGGTCACGGGCCAGGTCCTCGCCCAAAACCGGGACCACGCCGGAGTGGCAGGTATTCATCCGTATTGGACGCTCCGCGATATCTTGGCCATGGTCACCCTGGTGGTGGTGATGCTCATTCTCCTGCTGCATCTCTACCGCAtcctggaggaggagggctgcTTCAGGCGATACCGAAGGTGGCGCAGCCCCGAACGTACCGCCAGCGGCGTGGGGCGCCTCAACGAGCAGGACTCTGAA CAAAGCTCGAGTGAATAG
- the LOC4801586 gene encoding carboxypeptidase N subunit 2-like isoform X2, whose protein sequence is MQSEQMLDFSAQSESFRIGRDMHLHLCLCLLLVLLSPATGETISINYPSGYANLTATCPDSYCSLENLSVAFSADRALKLKELHLSYCSRYSVPFQMLNLTPNLSSLVIRNCSLYYISKEILKPVSNLSALQMQRTNLWVLRDEQFGTVPRLEILELGHNTIHTVHVRAFKGLARLRLLGLQANGIGQLLEGTFDPLVELLHLDLSGNEIESLPGTIFGQNSKLRTLMLNGNRLTVLTPQTLGHLADLRLLDLSHCGQLSELHLHSAHTVFLEASGVTSLVIEGSVIRLLADNNELTHLSIGDKSSVLHLNLHGNLLDGNDTDTLLRGMWNLDSLDLSKNLIEALPQPGGTEDANELYLLPSLRYLNLAYNQVGRLPVASPLLSPRLNHLDLSHNHMLAVQVESFAGLLNLESLYLEGNRLNDLDYELLHRQHEGLKELGLNDNEFGTIFFRKMATYMTDRGVYLPPRGQHTAPFNNTQLDVDWPTVTGQVLAQNRDHAGVAGIHPYWTLRDILAMVTLVVVMLILLLHLYRILEEEGCFRRYRRWRSPERTASGVGRLNEQDSEV, encoded by the coding sequence ATGCAGTCAGAACAGATGCTCGACTTCAGTGCACAAAGCGAGTCTTTCAGAATCGGACGGGACATGCATCTAcatctgtgcctgtgtctccTACTGGTGCTCCTCAGTCCAGCAACGGGGGAGACCATCTCCATAAACTACCCCTCCGGATACGCTAACCTAACCGCCACCTGCCCGGATTCCTACTGCAGCCTCGAGAATCTGTCCGTGGCCTTCTCGGCCGATCGGGCTCTAAAGCTGAAGGAGCTACACCTGAGCTACTGCAGCCGATACTCGGTGCCCTTTCAGATGCTGAatctcactcccaatctcagCAGCCTGGTCATCCGCAACTGCAGCCTCTACTACATCAGCAAGGAAATCCTGAAACCGGTGAGCAATCTCAGTGCCCTGCAGATGCAGCGCACCAATCTGTGGGTGCTGCGCGACGAGCAGTTCGGCACGGTTCCCCGCCTGGAGATACTGGAGCTGGGCCACAACACCATTCACACGGTGCATGTGAGGGCCTTCAAGGGACTCGCTCGCCTGCGGCTGCTCGGGCTGCAGGCCAATGGGATCGGACAGCTATTGGAGGGTACCTTCGATCCGCTCGTGGAGCTGCTCCACCTGGACCTCAGTGGCAATGAGATCGAGAGCCTGCCGGGCACCATCTTTGGGCAGAACTCGAAGCTGCGGACGCTGATGCTCAATGGTAATCGGCTGACTGTGCTCACACCCCAGACTCTGGGACACCTCGCCGACCTGCGACTGCTCGATCTGAGTCACTGCGGACAGTTGTCGGAGCTGCATCTGCATAGTGCCCACACGGTGTTCTTGGAGGCGAGCGGAGTGACCAGTCTTGTCATTGAAGGCAGCGTTATCAGACTCTTGGCGGACAACAACGAGCTGACGCATCTCAGCATTGGCGATAAGAGCTCCGTCCTCCATCTGAACCTACATGGCAATCTTCTGGATGGCAACGATACCGACACTCTGCTCCGGGGCATGTGGAATCTGGATAGCCTGGATCTGTCGAAGAACCTCATCGAGGCCCTGCCCCAGCCCGGCGGCACTGAAGACGCCAACGAGCTCTATCTCCTACCCAGTCTTCGGTACCTGAATCTGGCCTACAATCAGGTGGGCCGACTGCCCGTGGCCTCGCCGCTGCTCTCCCCTCGGCTGAACCACCTGGACCTGTCCCACAATCACATGCTGGCCGTGCAAGTCGAGAGCTTCGCGGGACTGCTGAATCTGGAGAGCTTGTACCTCGAGGGCAACCGGCTGAACGATTTGGACTACGAGCTCCTACACAGACAGCACGAAGGACTCAAGGAGCTGGGTCTGAACGACAACGAGTTTGGCACGATCTTCTTCCGCAAAATGGCCACCTACATGACTGATCGGGGTGTATATCTGCCGCCGAGAGGACAGCACACTGCTCCGTTCAACAACACCCAGCTCGACGTCGACTGGCCCACGGTCACGGGCCAGGTCCTCGCCCAAAACCGGGACCACGCCGGAGTGGCAGGTATTCATCCGTATTGGACGCTCCGCGATATCTTGGCCATGGTCACCCTGGTGGTGGTGATGCTCATTCTCCTGCTGCATCTCTACCGCAtcctggaggaggagggctgcTTCAGGCGATACCGAAGGTGGCGCAGCCCCGAACGTACCGCCAGCGGCGTGGGGCGCCTCAACGAGCAGGACTCTGAAGTATGA